In Mycetocola zhujimingii, one DNA window encodes the following:
- a CDS encoding family 43 glycosylhydrolase, whose amino-acid sequence MLDDAVLGARGRLVCNPVDLAYRYQEVVPDGDPDARVVFREGADPSVVLHRGRYFMFVSMSRGFWYSDDLVDWHFRATEKLPAFDYAPDVRAIGDELYISASRKGEPCPFFRSRDPLADDFEQVTAGSFDFWDPSLFPDHDGALYLYWGCSAETPIYGVQLDPKTLGPVGAAAALIVSDTSRRGWERAGESYRPLQRIFDGKDVTEAIGDAPYLEGAWMTKHDGTYYLQYSAPGTEFNTYADGYVTATSPLGPFEYASSSPFSSKPGGFITGAGHGSTFQDAYGNWWHVATMRISVAHPFERRIGLFPAGFDEEGVLFCNQNFADYPRRIPTGAIDPWDRIAPEWMLLSLNASATASSQHDAHPARLATDEDVRTWWIASTAEQGEWITVDLGALKRVEAVQVNLADPDVAAFAPRRTDGARWRSNYRSIDPAEHATEIVIEISGDGEEWQVVSDTRSARADQPHALVVLEEAVMARFVRCTAGELPYGAPFAVSGIRVFGLGEGPLPALPAVSARRDDARTAELRWDPVPGAQGYNVRYGTHPEKLYSSWHLHGDTTLQLGSLNAGTPYWVAVDSFSEAGVSIATATLRV is encoded by the coding sequence GTGCTCGATGACGCCGTCCTCGGCGCCCGCGGTCGTCTCGTCTGCAACCCCGTCGATCTGGCCTACCGCTATCAGGAGGTAGTGCCCGACGGCGATCCGGATGCCCGGGTCGTGTTCCGAGAGGGCGCCGATCCCTCGGTCGTGCTGCATCGCGGTCGCTATTTCATGTTCGTGTCGATGTCACGCGGGTTCTGGTACTCCGACGATCTCGTCGACTGGCACTTCCGGGCCACGGAGAAGCTGCCCGCGTTCGACTACGCGCCCGATGTGCGCGCGATCGGCGACGAACTTTACATCAGCGCCTCCCGCAAGGGAGAGCCGTGCCCCTTTTTCCGCAGCCGCGACCCGCTCGCGGACGATTTTGAGCAGGTCACGGCCGGCTCCTTCGACTTCTGGGATCCGAGCTTGTTCCCGGACCACGACGGGGCACTGTATCTGTACTGGGGGTGCTCGGCTGAGACGCCTATCTACGGCGTGCAGCTCGACCCCAAGACTCTGGGTCCAGTGGGCGCCGCCGCCGCACTGATCGTCAGCGACACCTCGCGGCGCGGGTGGGAGCGCGCGGGCGAGAGCTATCGTCCCTTGCAGCGCATCTTCGACGGGAAGGATGTCACCGAGGCCATCGGGGACGCGCCATACCTCGAAGGGGCGTGGATGACCAAGCACGATGGCACCTACTACCTGCAGTACTCCGCCCCGGGGACCGAGTTCAACACCTATGCCGACGGATACGTGACGGCGACGAGCCCGCTCGGACCCTTCGAGTATGCGAGCAGCAGCCCGTTCTCCTCGAAGCCGGGCGGCTTCATCACCGGAGCAGGGCACGGCAGCACGTTCCAGGACGCGTACGGCAACTGGTGGCACGTCGCTACCATGCGTATCTCCGTCGCGCACCCCTTCGAGCGGCGAATCGGCCTATTCCCCGCTGGCTTCGACGAGGAGGGCGTGCTTTTCTGCAACCAAAACTTCGCCGACTACCCCCGTCGCATCCCCACAGGCGCGATCGATCCATGGGACCGCATCGCACCCGAGTGGATGCTCCTCTCGCTGAACGCGTCGGCGACGGCCTCGTCGCAGCATGACGCGCATCCCGCCCGCCTCGCGACCGACGAGGATGTGCGCACGTGGTGGATCGCCAGCACCGCGGAGCAGGGCGAGTGGATCACGGTCGATCTGGGCGCGCTGAAGCGCGTCGAGGCCGTGCAAGTCAATCTCGCGGACCCGGACGTCGCCGCCTTCGCGCCCCGCAGGACTGACGGCGCCCGCTGGCGGTCGAACTACCGATCGATCGATCCGGCGGAGCACGCGACCGAGATCGTGATCGAAATCTCCGGGGACGGCGAGGAGTGGCAGGTCGTCTCCGACACCCGCAGTGCGCGCGCCGACCAGCCGCACGCGCTCGTCGTTCTCGAGGAGGCCGTGATGGCGCGGTTCGTACGCTGCACGGCGGGCGAGCTGCCCTACGGCGCCCCCTTCGCCGTGAGCGGCATCCGGGTCTTTGGGCTTGGGGAAGGACCACTCCCCGCACTCCCCGCGGTGTCCGCGCGTCGCGACGACGCCCGGACGGCGGAACTGCGCTGGGACCCGGTGCCGGGCGCGCAGGGCTACAACGTGCGCTACGGAACGCATCCCGAGAAGCTCTATAGCTCCTGGCATCTGCACGGCGATACGACGCTGCAGCTGGGCTCGCTGAACGCGGGAACCCCGTACTGGGTCGCCGTCGACTCATTCAGCGAGGCCGGGGTCTCCATTGCGACCGCGACGCTGCGGGTGTAA